A genomic segment from Corylus avellana chromosome ca5, CavTom2PMs-1.0 encodes:
- the LOC132182810 gene encoding uncharacterized protein LOC132182810, whose protein sequence is MLLLPLREREKKMYVTRPLSMYRKSPSTLSMEPPDAPYSGYLVITDEEAEAEDSFCWGRCKRKNVKKLPFPQDKILTILHSTEYGETTATKVWFLPVLDKPLSSNRYYVIRAKGKYKGKACKCSREEDVMACCFSNMLMEKKPKSFDLKDLYQQFKIHSHQSGGFFAKSIAPDGIPPKPLRRKGWKVRSSSSLRRLGEALGLDTSLRALLPDFNFPILRKRSASVVVGKWFCPFIFVREKAGLKHQMKKSTFYSMTLEQKWEEIYSCRNVDSEDNVVIVNVDVQREVTLVAGKEARKDDRNGDNGFIWFRVDNPNGRGGVLGVGLSSAIVENIRWVEEAGGWVNGAEREVKVERVEQISGETEWERFGCYVLVESFVLRRMDGSLVMKWDFRHTNRIQCKWECDL, encoded by the exons ATGCTTCTTCTtccattgagagagagagagaaaaagatgtATGTGACAAGGCCACTTTCGATGTACAGGAAATCTCCGAGCACCCTTTCAATGGAGCCACCTGATGCTCCATATTCAGGTTATCTTGTAATTACTGATGAAGAGGCAGAAGCAGAAGATTCATTTTGTTGGGGTAGATGCAAGCGTAAGAATGTTAAGAAGTTGCCATTCCCTCAAGATAAGATCCTCACCATTCTTCATTCAACCGAGTATGGAGAAACAACAGCCACCAAGGTTTGGTTTCTCCCAGTTCTTGATAAGCCTCTGTCTTCCAACCGCTACTATGTCATCAGGGCTAAAGGCAAGTACAAAGG GAAAGCATGCAAATGTTCAAGAGAGGAGGATGTCATGGCATGTTGCTTCAGTAacatgttgatggagaaaaaaccaaaatcttTTGATCTCAAAGACCTTTACCAACAATTCAAGATTCATAGCCATCAAAGCGGTGGCTTCTTTGCCAAGTCTATAGCACCTGATGGCATCCCTCCAAAGCCTCTAAGAAGAAAGGGATGGAAAGTTCGCAGCTCAAGTAGTTTACGTCGATTAGGTGAAGCTCTAGGCCTTGACACCTCACTCCGAGCACTTCTCCCGGATTTCAATTTTCCTATTTTAAGAAAACGTTCAGCTTCTGTTGTTGTGGGGAAATGGTTCTGTCCATTTATATTTGTGAGAGAGAAAGCAGGGCTAAAGCACCAAATGAAGAAGTCAACGTTTTATTCCATGACTCTTGAGCAGAAGTGGGAAGAAATTTACTCCTGCAGGAATGTTGACAGCGAAGACAACGTTGTCATTGTGAATGTTGATGTGCAAAGAGAAGTCACTTTAGTTGCTGGCAAGGAAGCCAGGAAGGATGACAGAAATGGTGATAATGGGTTCATTTGGTTTAGAGTGGATAACCCAAATGGCAGGGGAGGAGTGCTGGGAGTGGGATTAAGTTCAGCAATTGTGGAGAATATTAGATGGGTGGAAGAAGCAGGAGGGTGGGTTAATGGGGCAGAAAGAGAAGTTAAGGTGGAGAGGGTAGAACAAATTTCAGGTGAGACTGAGTGGGAAAGATTTGGTTGTTATGTGCTGGTGGAGAGTTTTGTTTTGAGGAGAATGGATGGAAGTCTGGTGATGAAATGGGATTTTAGGCACACTAATAGGATTCAATGCAAATGGGAATGCGATTTGTGA
- the LOC132180962 gene encoding uncharacterized protein LOC132180962, translating into MATHSIVLGNPVPKSPASSVHPRVEKQWLGYFALKTKPMHLKLSSGYRARAALGADPKAVEIPRQWYNLIADLQVKPPPPLHPKTLEPVKPEDLAPLFPDELIKQEMSNEKFIDIPDEVLDVYRLWRPTPLIRAKRLEKLLDTPARIYYKYEGVSPAGSHKPNTAVPQVWYNAQQGIKNVVTETGAGQWGSSLAFACSLFGLGCEVWQVRASYDQKPYRRLMMQTWGAKVHPSPSNITEAGRKILNMDPSSPGSLGIAISEAVEVAAMNADTKYCLGSVLNHVLLHQTVIGEECLKQMEAIGETPDVIIGCTGGGSNFAGLSFPFIREKLNGKINPIIRAVEPTACPSLTKGVYAYDYGDTAGMTPLMKMHTLGHDFIPDPIHAGGLRYHGMAPLISHVYELGFMEALSIPQRECFQGAIQFARSEGLIPAPEPTHAIAATIREALRCRETGESKVILTAMCGHGHFDLPAYEKYLQGNMVDLSFSEEKIQASLANIPHVAA; encoded by the exons ATGGCCACTCACTCAATTGTCCTTGGAAACCCAGTTCCTAAGTCACCTGCATCAAGCGTCCACCCAAGGG TTGAGAAGCAATGGCTTGGATATTTTGCACTGAAGACAAAGCCAATGCATCTGAAGCTTTCAAGTGGCTATAGAGCAAGAGCAGCTCTGGGTGCTGATCCAAAAGCAGTTGAAATTCCCCGTCAGTGGTACAATCTGATCGCAGATCTTCAAGTGAAACCCCCTCCTCCATTGCATCCTAAGACGTTGGAACCAGTCAAGCCTGAAGATTTGGCTCCCCTGTTTCCTGATGAGTTGATTAAGCAGGAGATGAGCAATGAAAAGTTCATAGACATCCCAGATGAAGTCCTTGATGTTTACAGGCTGTGGCGCCCAACCCCTCTGATCAG AGCCAAGAGGTTGGAGAAGCTTCTCGATACGCCTGCCAGAATTTACTACAAGTATGAAGGCGTCAGCCCTGCCGGATCACACAAACCCAACACTGCAGTCCCGCAAGTCTGGTATAATGCTCAGCAAGGCATCAAGAATGTTGTGACGGAAACTGGTGCTGGTCAATGGGGAAGTTCATTGGCCTTTGCTTGCAGCTTATTTGGGCTTGGTTGTGAG GTGTGGCAAGTACGTGCTTCTTATGATCAGAAACCATATCGTAGACTGATGATGCAAACCTGGGGTGCAAAAGTACACCCATCTCCGTCTAACATTACTGAGGCAGGCAGGAAAATTCTAAATATGGATCCATCAAGCCCTGGAAGTCTAGGAATAGCTATTTCAGAAGCTGTGGAGGTTGCAGCTATGAATGCCGATACCAAGTATTGTCTGGGGAGTGTTCTCAATCATGTTTTGCTCCACCAGACTGTTATTGGTGAGGAGTGTCTAAAACAAATGGAGGCTATAGGTGAAACCCCAGATGTTATCATAGGGTGTACTGGTGGTGGGTCCAATTTTGCAGGGCTTAGTTTTCCATTCATCCGTGAGAAGCTCAATGGGAAAATCAACCCTATTATAAGAGCAGTTGAACCTACAGCATGTCCCTCATTGACCAAAGGTGTGTATGCATATGATTATGGTGATACAGCAGGGATGACTCCGTTGATGAAGATGCATACGCTTGGGCATGACTTCATTCCAGACCCAATTCATGCTG GGGGATTGCGATACCACGGTATGGCACCGCTAATCTCGCATGTATATGAATTGGGTTTCATGGAAGCTCTTTCAATACCCCAGAGAGAGTGCTTTCAAG GTGCCATACAATTTGCCAGGTCTGAAGGGTTGATACCTGCCCCAGAGCCAACTCATGCCATAGCTGCTACCATTAGGGAAGCTCTTCGTTGTAGAGAGACTGGGGAATCAAAGGTTATACTCACAGCAATGTGTGGACATGGCCATTTTGACCTGCCAGCTTATGAGAAGTATTTGCAGGGAAATATGGTTGACCTCTCATTTTCAGAGGAGAAAATACAAGCATCACTGGCCAATATTCCTCATGTGGCGGCCTGA
- the LOC132182419 gene encoding protein FLX-like 2, translating into MGSKGRIPPPHLRRPLPGPGIVHPESYGPGIHPPPHSFPPFDMLPHPEVMEQKFAAQHVEMQRLVTENQRLAATHGTLRQELAAAQHELQILHAQVGAVKSEREQQMRSLMDKIAKMEAELQAAEPVKLELQQARADAQSLVVARQDLISKHQQLSQDLQRAHSDVQQIPPLISELESLRQEYQHCRATYDYEKKLYNDHLESLQVMEKNYITMARELEKLRAELSNSANVDRRAGGPYGGTPGKNENEASGNPAGQSAYEDGYSIPQGRGPLPAASGGGAAASAAAAAAAAAGTPAYVGAQSGSAPARAGYDAPRVPGYDASGGPAYDAQRGPSYDAQRGPGYDMQRGSNYDAQRGANYDAQRGTNYDAQRAAIYDAQRSGYDPQRGPGYDASRIASYDAQSRGVAGPHGHAAPANNAPYGSATPPSRGAPAYEAPSRGGNPARR; encoded by the exons ATGGGAAGCAAAGGCCGAATACCACCTCCTCATCTAAGGCGCCCTCTTCCAGGACCTGGAATAGTTCATCCAGAGTCATATGGTCCAGGAATACATCCTCCCCCACATTCCTTTCCTCCTTTTGATATGTTACCTCACCCCGAAGTTATGGAACAGAAATTTGCTGCACAACATGTGGAGATGCAGAGACTTGTAACGGAGAACCAAAGGCTTGCTGCCACCCACGGGACCTTGAGACAAGAACTTGCTGCTGCACAGCATGAGCTGCAGATATTGCATGCTCAAGTAGGAGCTGTAAAGTCTGAGAGAGAACAACAGATGAGGAGCCTTATGGACAAGATTGCCAAGATGGAAGCTGAACTGCAAGCAGCAGAGCCTGTTAAGTTAGAGTTGCAGCAGGCACGAGCAGATGCCCAGAGCCTGGTTGTAGCAAGGCAGGACCTTATTTCTAAACATCAACAATTGTCTCAGGATCTTCAGAGGGCCCACTCAGATGTTCAGCAGATACCTCCTCTCATTTCAGAACTTGAGAGTCTCAGACAAGAATATCAACACTGCAG GGCAACTTATgactatgaaaaaaaattgtacaatgACCACCTTGAGTCGCTTCAGGTGATGGAGAAAAACTATATTACCATGGCCAGGGAACTGGAGAAGCTTCGAGCAGAGTTATCGAATAGTGCTAATGTTGATAGAAGAGCTG GGGGTCCTTATGGTGGTACACctggaaaaaatgaaaatgaggcTTCTGGGAATCCTGCTGGGCAAAGTGCTTATGAAGATGGCTATAGTATTCCCCAG GGACGTGGCCCTCTCCCTGCTGCCAGTGGTGGTGGTGCTGCTGCTAGTGCTGCGgcagctgctgctgctgctgcaggCACTCCTGCTTATGTTGGAGCTCAATCTGGGTCTGCTCCTGCAAGGGCCGGTTATGATGCACCAAGAGTACCTGGTTATGATGCATCTGGAGGGCCTGCTTATGATGCACAAAGGGGACCTAGTTACGATGCACAGAGGGGACCTGGTTATGATATGCAGAGAGGATCCAATTACGATGCACAAAGAGGAGCCAACTATGATGCACAGAGAGGAACTAACTATGACGCACAGAGGGCAGCCATTTATGATGCACAGAGATCCGGTTACGATCCGCAGAGAGGACCTGGTTATGATGCATCCAGGATTGCTAGTTATGATGCACAATCCAGAGGTGTTGCCGGACCTCATGGACATGCGGCACCCGCCAACAATGCGCCTTATGGGTCTGCAACACCGCCTTCCCGTGGTGCACCTGCATACGAGGCACCATCTCGTGGTGGAAACCCTGCTAGGAGATGA
- the LOC132182293 gene encoding uncharacterized protein LOC132182293 isoform X1 translates to MESVVATVSGYHGSERFNLIKLISHAGASYVGALSRSTTHLVCWRFEGKKYDFAKKFNTIIVNHRWVEECIKQGKRVPEHPYIQESGEEVGPLLLEILPVNVGLRTKNRKMLTDKLNVCDYSKKQTTDLACGVSGLAAWTESCLLNKSLFPDSQKSNDASHKSKHKLVKKASMKENKSSSRYCLEEPPLSGLLMQHGESSSHSSKHPVKDWRKIFNGNGKSSFHSSKHPDKDKRKIFNGYGSNMSSEPSCKGRRLLKKNVGIDMLESAHLESDQECYPISVHNLHNNVAALPNYSDGIQNANRLKIGGTSDDQFHNQVGTTNESSETSKDSNLCVKHPSTAMGRTSEQGCTNDEDLKEEIEDETQIEHLTRLPTSTELSCVICWTDFSSTRGVLPCGHRFCFSCIQNWADHMASRRKISTCPLCKASFVSITKVEDAATTDQKIYSQTIPCAPSDLDIFILTDQETRTFGAQSLLAPTCSACRCQEPEDLLISCHLCQIRRIHSYCLDPPLLPWTCMHCRDLQMLYHHTC, encoded by the exons ATGGAGTCTGTAGTAGCAACAGTCAGTGGCTACCATGGTTCAGAGCGGTTCAACCTCATCAAGCTGATCTCGCACGCTGGTGCAAGCTATGTAGGTGCATTGTCAAGATCAACAACGCACTTG GTATGTTGGAGATTTGAAGGAAAGAAATATGattttgctaagaagtttaatACAATAATAGTCAACCACCGATGGGTTGAAGAATGCATAAAGCAAGGAAAGCGTGTCCCAGAGCATCCTTATATCCAGGAAAG TGGGGAAGAAGTGGGGCCATTATTGTTGGAAATCCTACCTGTTAATGTGGGTCTCCGAACAAAGAATCGTAAAATGCTTACTGACAAATTGAATGTTTGTGACTACTCCAAAAAACAAACTACTGATTTGGCGTGTGGGGTTTCTGGTCTTGCAGCATGGACTGAATCTTGTTTGTTGAATAAG AGTTTATTTCCTGATTCTCAAAAGAGCAATGATGCTTCTCATAAATCAAAGCACAAACTGGTTAAAAAGGCTTCAATGAAAGAGAACAAGTCAAGCAGCAGATACTGTTTAGAGGAGCCTCCTTTATCTGGTTTATTAATGCAG CATGGAGAGTCAAGTTCTCATTCCTCTAAGCATCCAGTTAAAGACTGGAGAAAGATCTTTAATGGTAATGGAAAGTCAAGTTTTCATTCCTCTAAGCATCCAGATAAAGACAAGAGAAAGATCTTTAATGGTTATGGAAGCAATATGTCGTCTGAACCTTCTTGTAAAGGAAGGAGGCTTTTGAAGAAGAATGTTGGTATAGATATGTTGGAATCTGCACATTTAGAATCTGACCAAGAGTGCTACCCAATTAGCGTTCATAACCTACATAACAATGTTGCAGCTTTGCCTAATTATTCAGATGGTATACAGAATGCTAATAGACTGAAAATTGGAGGAACATCTGATGATCAGTTCCACAACCAAGTAGGAACTACAAATGAAAGTTCAGAAACTTCCAAGGACTCAAATTTATGTGTTAAGCATCCATCAACTGCTATGGGAAGGACTTCAGAACAAGGGTGTACTAATGATGAGGACTTAAAAGAGGAGATTGAAGATGAGACTCAGATTGAACATTTGACTAGATTACCTACTTCAACAGAGTTATCATGCGTTATATGTTGGACAGATTTCAGTTCAACCAGGGGGGTTTTACCATGTGGACAtcgattttgtttttcatgcatTCAGAACTGGGCTGACCATATG GCTTCAAGGAGAAAGATTTCAACTTGTCCGTTGTGCAAGGCGAGTTTTGTTAGCATCACAAAGGTTGAGGATGCAGCCACTACTGATCAAAAAATATACTCCCAAACTATTCCATGTGCTCCTTCGGACTTGGATATTTTCATTCTCACTGATCAAGAAACACGCACTTTTGGTGCTCAG TCCTTGCTTGCACCTACTTGTAGCGCATGCCGTTGTCAGGAACCTGAGGATCTCCTCATCAGCTGCCATCTTTGCCAGATTCGACGCATCCATTCCTACTGCCTGGACCCTCCCTTGTTACCATGGACATGCATGCATTGCAGGGATCTCCAGATGCTTTATCATCACACCTGTTAA
- the LOC132182293 gene encoding uncharacterized protein LOC132182293 isoform X2 → MESVVATVSGYHGSERFNLIKLISHAGASYVCWRFEGKKYDFAKKFNTIIVNHRWVEECIKQGKRVPEHPYIQESGEEVGPLLLEILPVNVGLRTKNRKMLTDKLNVCDYSKKQTTDLACGVSGLAAWTESCLLNKSLFPDSQKSNDASHKSKHKLVKKASMKENKSSSRYCLEEPPLSGLLMQHGESSSHSSKHPVKDWRKIFNGNGKSSFHSSKHPDKDKRKIFNGYGSNMSSEPSCKGRRLLKKNVGIDMLESAHLESDQECYPISVHNLHNNVAALPNYSDGIQNANRLKIGGTSDDQFHNQVGTTNESSETSKDSNLCVKHPSTAMGRTSEQGCTNDEDLKEEIEDETQIEHLTRLPTSTELSCVICWTDFSSTRGVLPCGHRFCFSCIQNWADHMASRRKISTCPLCKASFVSITKVEDAATTDQKIYSQTIPCAPSDLDIFILTDQETRTFGAQSLLAPTCSACRCQEPEDLLISCHLCQIRRIHSYCLDPPLLPWTCMHCRDLQMLYHHTC, encoded by the exons ATGGAGTCTGTAGTAGCAACAGTCAGTGGCTACCATGGTTCAGAGCGGTTCAACCTCATCAAGCTGATCTCGCACGCTGGTGCAAGCTAT GTATGTTGGAGATTTGAAGGAAAGAAATATGattttgctaagaagtttaatACAATAATAGTCAACCACCGATGGGTTGAAGAATGCATAAAGCAAGGAAAGCGTGTCCCAGAGCATCCTTATATCCAGGAAAG TGGGGAAGAAGTGGGGCCATTATTGTTGGAAATCCTACCTGTTAATGTGGGTCTCCGAACAAAGAATCGTAAAATGCTTACTGACAAATTGAATGTTTGTGACTACTCCAAAAAACAAACTACTGATTTGGCGTGTGGGGTTTCTGGTCTTGCAGCATGGACTGAATCTTGTTTGTTGAATAAG AGTTTATTTCCTGATTCTCAAAAGAGCAATGATGCTTCTCATAAATCAAAGCACAAACTGGTTAAAAAGGCTTCAATGAAAGAGAACAAGTCAAGCAGCAGATACTGTTTAGAGGAGCCTCCTTTATCTGGTTTATTAATGCAG CATGGAGAGTCAAGTTCTCATTCCTCTAAGCATCCAGTTAAAGACTGGAGAAAGATCTTTAATGGTAATGGAAAGTCAAGTTTTCATTCCTCTAAGCATCCAGATAAAGACAAGAGAAAGATCTTTAATGGTTATGGAAGCAATATGTCGTCTGAACCTTCTTGTAAAGGAAGGAGGCTTTTGAAGAAGAATGTTGGTATAGATATGTTGGAATCTGCACATTTAGAATCTGACCAAGAGTGCTACCCAATTAGCGTTCATAACCTACATAACAATGTTGCAGCTTTGCCTAATTATTCAGATGGTATACAGAATGCTAATAGACTGAAAATTGGAGGAACATCTGATGATCAGTTCCACAACCAAGTAGGAACTACAAATGAAAGTTCAGAAACTTCCAAGGACTCAAATTTATGTGTTAAGCATCCATCAACTGCTATGGGAAGGACTTCAGAACAAGGGTGTACTAATGATGAGGACTTAAAAGAGGAGATTGAAGATGAGACTCAGATTGAACATTTGACTAGATTACCTACTTCAACAGAGTTATCATGCGTTATATGTTGGACAGATTTCAGTTCAACCAGGGGGGTTTTACCATGTGGACAtcgattttgtttttcatgcatTCAGAACTGGGCTGACCATATG GCTTCAAGGAGAAAGATTTCAACTTGTCCGTTGTGCAAGGCGAGTTTTGTTAGCATCACAAAGGTTGAGGATGCAGCCACTACTGATCAAAAAATATACTCCCAAACTATTCCATGTGCTCCTTCGGACTTGGATATTTTCATTCTCACTGATCAAGAAACACGCACTTTTGGTGCTCAG TCCTTGCTTGCACCTACTTGTAGCGCATGCCGTTGTCAGGAACCTGAGGATCTCCTCATCAGCTGCCATCTTTGCCAGATTCGACGCATCCATTCCTACTGCCTGGACCCTCCCTTGTTACCATGGACATGCATGCATTGCAGGGATCTCCAGATGCTTTATCATCACACCTGTTAA